The DNA window CTCGCTCTGCCGCATGTACGCGCTCTGGGTGAGGGTTTGACGCACGAGGGCCTGCTCGTCGTAATCCTCATACTTTTCGGTGTTTTCCTCGTACTTGATCACGCTGTTTTCGCGCTCCATGACTTTTTCGGCGGCCTCCGTTTTGGACGGGCCGAGGAAATAGGTTTCTGTCCCGTGGGCCGCATGGGCACGGGCGGCGTTGACGTGCAGGGAAATGAAGAGCTTTGCGCCAGCCTTGTTGGCCATGTGTCCCCGCTCCTCCAGCGGGATGAATCGGTCGTCTGTTCGCGTGTACACCACGTTGATGCCGAGTCGGTTCTCGATGTAGTCCCCGAGCTTGTGAGCCACGTCGAGCACGATGGTCTTCTCGTACAATCCATTCGCAGTGGCGCCAGGATCCTTGCCGCCGTGTCCGGGGTCGAGGACAATGGTGTCGAGCTTCCAGCGCTCTCGGGCGTCCTTCGAGGCCCCATCGGATCCCTGCTGGGAGCCGGTGGAGACTTGTTGGATCACATCGGAGGAGGACGAGGAGCCTCCGCTTGCATCGGCTACGGTTCGTTGTCCCGCTTCCGTGTACGACAGGTTGAGCAGCAGGTCGTTGGAGGCGCCGTCCCGGTACGCCTCCGCCGTTACGGGCCGCTCCGGGTCCAGTTGAAAGCGGAGAATGAGGTGCCCATTCTGCGTCGTCGCGGTATACGTCTGCACCGGCCCTTGCGGGGCGGTTTTCTGATAGCGATCATGGAGCGTCGTATTGTAGAGGACCCATTCGATTTGATGTGTGCCTGCCGAGCGCGGCATGCCGTACGCCCGAATGGTGTCCGGCGTGCGCACCCGTACCACGTACCCCTGCCCGTCCGATCGGGCCGTAAACATCACATCCTCCACGACGGCGGTGGCCTGTGCCGTATTCAGGCCCAGACCCAGGAAGAGCGCTATGATCACAAGCCCGATCCGCATCCGGGTTCTCGATCTCTGGTGGGGTGGGTCAGGGAAAGGAGGGGACATAGAACTGTAGAGAACTCCGCGCGGAACTGTGAAGCAGATGCCCGGCTCCGTTAGCAACTGCAATTCTGGTGCCAGTATGGCGGAGCCGGCCCCTTCGCCGAAATTATGGCTCTTATATAATGAAAGCTATCGCACCTAAAGTAAAACTCGAAGTGTTAATGTGTTGGCAAGGCGGAGGGGGATGGAATGCCTCGTACCAGTGATCCAGGACGGTGTGCACCGAATTGTCCGGTTCAAAAGAAAACCGTCGTTGCGAGGTGTATCTGTTTGTACTGGGGATGCCCAATGCGTGTGTGGAGCCGTACGTGTGGGCTGCCGAGAGAGACGCTGACAGTGCGACACGCTACGGTTCTAGACCAAGCAATGGGGCGGCCCGAGGGGGGCGCAACTGATCTCAACATCCCTACTGCTTCGGGGGGGGGCCAAGGAGTTGCTGGAGGCGGTGCTCAATCATCTGGTCGCGCATCTGGCGGCGCTTTTGAAGACTGCGCTGGACCTTCTGGATTTCCCGTTGGAGGCGTTCAATTTCCCGGCGTCGATTTTCTTGTTTGATCTCAAAGATTTCATTCAGTAGGGTGCGAAGCGTATCGATCCGAGCCCGGCGCTCGCCGCTATCCTCCGGCAGCACGCGAATGGCGTGGGCAAGATTTTGGGCCTGCTGCTCCATCGTGCGCTCGCGGACGAGGCGCTCGTACAGTTCACGATTGGCCTTCTGGACCTCATTCAGGTATTGTCGCTGGGGGTCTTGCGTGTCCACCGACGCTCGCCCCTGTGCCGTGGAGGAGCGCGCAGAAATTTCCTGTAGGATGACGGACGATTCCTGGGCGTTGACCTCGTCTTCGGACACCGGGCGCAGTCCATCGTTGATGGCGAAGAGACGTCCGTTCAGTTCAATGACGGGTCGTTGAATGCCCATAAACTGGTACTGAGCCGTCATCCCGTCCAGGTTTAGATCCGATGGCAGCTGACTGTCGGTGAGCTGTTGCCCGTCGACGAAGATGGTGCCATCGCGGATCGTAAGCGTGCGCGTCTGCTGCGCCGTTGTAATTGGAGCAGCGGCGCCCCACAGCAGCGTGCCGAGGAGAAGGCTACAGACGAGGGAGAAGAAGCGAGTCATCGGACGTACGGGAATTCATTCAACAACGAGCGGACCGCAGGCAGAGAGACAGGTCAGGGGGTTGTCTGGTCGACGGTTTGAAGCCCGCTGCCCCAAGCGTCCGCGCCGCTTCGAGAACGCAGTTGCTCGATGCGTTGATGCAGGCGTACCATCTCGTCGCGGTCGTCCCACTCAGGTATGGAGCGCGCCTCGGGATCCTGTTCCGTTCCGGTCGCAGCGGACGCGGATTGTTGCTTCGTGGAAGGGGGCGTCGTGCTTGCGGTCGACGACGCCGGGGAATAGGAGCGGAGCTGCCACCAGCCAAGTCCCACAACCAGCAGCACGGCCAGGGCCGCACTGGCACCCTGAAGCCGCTGCGTCCAGGATCGGTCCGGAGCCTGAGCCGGGCGATTGGCGGCCCGGTCCGAGGGGGAGGAGGCAGACCCATTCTCGGCAGCGTCGGCGGCCTGCTCTACGATGTCGTCGATCACCGTGGGGGCAGGCGATGGCGAGGAGCGACGGTCCAGTGCGTCCTTCGTCTCTTGAAGCTGTTCGTACTCTTCCCGAAGCGCGTCGTCTTCAGTCAGGCGATGGTCGAACGCGGGGTCGTCCACGTCCTCGCCGTACAGATGCTGAATGAGGCGTAGCGAGTCGTCCATAGATGCAGTGGTCGTCTGAATGCGACGAATCAGGGGGCCTCTCATGAGTTGTTCGTGCCCGCAAGGGAAGCCTTGTCGGAGTCTTCCATCATTTTGCGAAGGTTTTTGAGCGCATAGCGCATGCGACCCAAGGCCGTATTGATGGACACGTCTTGCAGTTCGGCAATTTCACGGAAGGTGAGGTCCGTTTCCTGCCGAAGAAGTAACACCTCGCGCTGCTCAGGGGCCAACTGCTCGATGTGCTCGTCAAGCCATTCCCGCTGCTCGGCCCGGTGTAATTCTTCGTCGGCGTAGGGCGAATCATCTTCGAGCGTTTCCCAAAATGAACGTCCGTCGTCCGGGTCGTGGGGCATATCCGCCCACTTCTTCTGCTTCCGCATGTGGTCGATGGCCGCGTTCCGGGCGATACTCATGACCCAGCTTAGCCACTTCCCCTCGTGGGAGTACGCCCCGTCGGGGTCCTGCATGGCATTGATGACGCGGACGAAGGTGTCCTGAAAGATGTCGTTGGCCGTTGCTCGGTCCTTCACCATGCCCATCAGGTAGCCGAAGATACGGTCCTGGTGTCGTTCCACGAGCTGGCGGAAGGCAGTCTCGTCGCCGTCCTCCAGGTAAGCGGTCACCAGTGCCTCGTCGGATGGTTGCATGCGCGGTCCCACTCAGTGAGCACGTTTGAACGCGTGAGGGGGCATGTCGGACAAAATAACGGGCCGTCGGGGCCGATTATTATGTCGGAGCGAGATGCCCCCGAAGTAGAACATTGGACCGACGTCTAACGCCGAGTCCGGCGAGGGGATTCGGCCTCTGTTGGAAAGAGGTGCCCTCGCCTGTGTCGAAAGGAGATCGAAGGGGGCGGTGCGATTGTCGGGAGCGTCTCCCAGTTGCTACAGGTCTTGAAGGGCTGTACGCATCCGGCTGCGGGTGTCGCTGTCCGGGAGGCGGCCGTACCCAGCCCGCACGTTGTCCTGTAAGTGGTCAGGATCAGACGTGCCGGGAATGACGCACGTCACTGCTTCGTGTCCCAGAATATACTTGAGAAAAAACTGCGCCCAGCTCTCACAGTCGAACGACGAGGTCCAGTCTGGGAGCGGGATCCCCTCCACTCGGCCGAACAGCGATCCGCCCTCGAACGGTCCGTTCACGATCACACCGACCTCATTTTCAGCAGCGAGGGGCAGGAGGCGCTCTTCGGCTCGCCTCGTCTGGATGGAATACGGCAGCTGGACGAAGTCGATGTTGCGGCTCTGTATGATGTGAGCGAGGTCGTCGAAGGCCCCAAGAGTGTAGTGCGTAACGCCGACGTATCGGACCTTGCCCTGTGCTTTCCAGTCCTGCAGCGTGTCGAGGTGCGTCTCCCAATCGACGAGATTGTGCACCTGCATCAGATCCATCGGCCGCTGGTTCATGCGGGTCATCGAGCGCTCCATCTGCTCCATGCCCTTCTCTCGACCGCGTGTCCAGACCTTCGTTGCCCCGAAAATCTCGTCGGTAAGCCCCAACTCGGCACTGAGTGCGCCGACCACGCGCTCGGCCCGCCCGTACATTGGGGAGGAGTCGATGACGGAGCCGCCCAGCGCCACCAGCTGGCGCAGTACCTCCTTGAGGGGCTCTCGTGCCTCTGAACTCGTCCCCACGTCGAACTGTCGCCACGTGCCCAGGCCCACACAGGGAAGCGGCTCGCCCGTAGAGGGAATGGGCCGTGTGTGCACCTCAGCAGAGGGGCTACCAGTGGGGGCGAGAGGGGCGAACGCCAGGGCTGCCCCGGCACCGAGGGTGCGCTTGAGCATTGTGCGACGGGAGAGAGGGGTCCGCATCGGAGCAGGCGATTGTTTGGAAGAGAGGACTGAAAAACGCTGGGGTCACGTTGGCGTCGACTGCGGAAGGCCATCAGCGTGCGGACGTAAGAGGCTTCGTCCTCACGACTCCGTTCAATAGACGTTCAGCAGAGAACTGTGGCGCCATGAGAGTCCAAGGGCGGCTTCGGCGTGCAACGGTGCCCTTAGACGTATGGCCTTGACCGTACAGCCCAGCCACAGAACAAGACTGAAAAAGGGACGGCCCTCGCGGGTCCGTCCCTCATTCGTCTCAGCAAAATGGCAGTCGTCCGTCCAAGACTGGACGACCCGGTTCGGGATTAGCGCCGCTTCCGGTTGTCGCCGCGCTTGCGCTCGCGGTGGCGGCGGCGACGCGCCTTCTTCTTCTTGAGCCGTTTCTCCTCCGACGGCTTCATGTACGCCATGTTCTGCCGATACTCCTGCAGAATGCGGCTCCGGTTTACCTGGCGCCGGAAGCGTTTGAGTGCGCGATCAATGTCTTCGTTGTTTCGAACCTTAACACCAACAGCCAACGTGGATCCCTCCTTGAGGAGTCTGGTTATGTAGGTTGTGTATGGACGCTATCTATTCAGCGCGCCCGCTTCAACGGAAGGGAGGAAGGGCGTGTTTCTTTGAGGGCGGGGGGGTGCTCGTTTGTGTGCTCTTTTCGTACCAATCCGCTCGGTCTTCATGGCCTCCTCGTATCGTCTCGTTCTGGGCACCGGCAATCCCGGCAAAGTGGACGAGCTCCAGGCATTGCTCGCCGATCTCCCGATTGATCTCATTCCGGCCTCGTCCCTTGAGGTGCCGCCGGAGGTGGTGGAGGATGCCGACACGCTGGAAGGAAATGCCCAGAAGAAGGCCGAGACGTTCCACCGGCACAGCGGCCTGCCCGCCCTTGCCGACGACACCGGACTGGAGGTGGCGGCGCTCGACGGTCGCCCCGGCGTCCACACGGCTCGCTTCGCCGGTCCCGACGCCACTCCCGACGACAACAAAAGAAAGCTTCTGGAGGTGCTGGATGGTGTGGAGGATCGACGTGCCCGCTTCCGCACCGTGGTGGCACTCGTGGATGAGGACGCGGTACACACCTTCGAGGGCGTTTGCGAGGGCACCATCACCACCGCTCCCCGCGGCGACGGCGGCTTCGGATACGATCCGCTCTTCCAGCCGGACGGCTTCAAGCAGACGTTCGCGGAGATGCCGCCGGACGCCAAAAACGAGATCAGCCACCGCCGCAAGGCCCTGGATGCTTTACGCTCTTTCCTGGCAGATACAGATTGATTCCCCGTACAGGCGTCTCGCCGAGACGCTTCTTCTTATCTCTGCGCCCCGCATCATCGGCACGACCTTCGGCCCCCGGGACGCCTCTTTTTTCATTCCCCCTTCCCTGATATGGTTTCCCTTGTCCAACGCGTTTCCGAAGCTGCCGTCGAGATCGACGGCGAAACCGTCGGCGCGATCGACGATGGGCTGCTCATCCTGCTCGGCATCCACGAGGACGACACAGAGACCGAGAGCGACTGGTGTGCCTCGAAGTGCGCCCACCTGCGCGTCTTTCCCGATGCTGACGGCAAGATGGACGAGTCGCTGCTTGACACCGGCGGCGAGGCCCTCGTCGTGCCGCAGTTCACGCTGTACGGGGACGTGCATCGCGGCAATCGCCCGTCGTTTGATGAAGCCGCGCCCCCGGACCACGCCGAGCGCCTCTACGAACACTTCGTGGACGCGCTGGAAACCGAATTGGGCCGCTCGGTGCCGACGGGCGAATTCGGGGCCATGATGGACGTGCGCCTCACGAACGACGGCCCCGTGACGCTGTGGGTCGAGCAGCGCGCCGATGCGTGACAGCGGCTTCGACGTCGCGCTTGCGTACGTGACCCTGTCGACTTTCACTCTGCGGCTGCAGCGAATGGCCCTTTCTACCGAAGGGGGCGATGAGTGCCCAACGGGAGCATAAATCCAGCCACGTGCACCCATTGGCTCGGATGTCGCAGAGAGGATTGGCAGGGAGGACTCTCATTCAGGGGCCTACAGAAGGATGGGCCGAAGGTCAAGGGTACGGGCGGCGGGACAGTCGATCTTAGAAGATGCGAGAAACCCTCGCCAGGGCCTCGACCACCGGGAAGGCCCCCGTCCACTGTCCCGTTCCCCTGCCGCCTGTTCCCATGACTGCTCCAGCTGTGTCTCGTCCCGTCCGGTTGTTGGTTTCCCTCCATCTCGGCCTGTTGCTGTTCGCCCAGCCGACGCTGGGGCAGGACGAGGCGTATGGGGAAATCGATTTCCCCATTTCCTGCGCACCGGAGGCCCAAGTGTCCTTCGACACGGGGCTTGCCCTGCTCCACCACATGATGTACGAGCAGGCAGCCGGTCATTTTGAGACGGCGGCCGAGGCGGACGCGT is part of the Salinibacter sp. 10B genome and encodes:
- the dtd gene encoding D-aminoacyl-tRNA deacylase, whose amino-acid sequence is MVSLVQRVSEAAVEIDGETVGAIDDGLLILLGIHEDDTETESDWCASKCAHLRVFPDADGKMDESLLDTGGEALVVPQFTLYGDVHRGNRPSFDEAAPPDHAERLYEHFVDALETELGRSVPTGEFGAMMDVRLTNDGPVTLWVEQRADA
- a CDS encoding aldo/keto reductase — encoded protein: MRTPLSRRTMLKRTLGAGAALAFAPLAPTGSPSAEVHTRPIPSTGEPLPCVGLGTWRQFDVGTSSEAREPLKEVLRQLVALGGSVIDSSPMYGRAERVVGALSAELGLTDEIFGATKVWTRGREKGMEQMERSMTRMNQRPMDLMQVHNLVDWETHLDTLQDWKAQGKVRYVGVTHYTLGAFDDLAHIIQSRNIDFVQLPYSIQTRRAEERLLPLAAENEVGVIVNGPFEGGSLFGRVEGIPLPDWTSSFDCESWAQFFLKYILGHEAVTCVIPGTSDPDHLQDNVRAGYGRLPDSDTRSRMRTALQDL
- a CDS encoding N-acetylmuramoyl-L-alanine amidase, which encodes MRIGLVIIALFLGLGLNTAQATAVVEDVMFTARSDGQGYVVRVRTPDTIRAYGMPRSAGTHQIEWVLYNTTLHDRYQKTAPQGPVQTYTATTQNGHLILRFQLDPERPVTAEAYRDGASNDLLLNLSYTEAGQRTVADASGGSSSSSDVIQQVSTGSQQGSDGASKDARERWKLDTIVLDPGHGGKDPGATANGLYEKTIVLDVAHKLGDYIENRLGINVVYTRTDDRFIPLEERGHMANKAGAKLFISLHVNAARAHAAHGTETYFLGPSKTEAAEKVMERENSVIKYEENTEKYEDYDEQALVRQTLTQSAYMRQSEKLASLVQGQFENRVQRDNRGVHQAGFYVLWSASMPSVLVELGFLTNPQEARFLRSDRGQTLLASGLFRAVRNYKKVYEKGIYRGE
- the rpsU gene encoding 30S ribosomal protein S21 encodes the protein MAVGVKVRNNEDIDRALKRFRRQVNRSRILQEYRQNMAYMKPSEEKRLKKKKARRRRHRERKRGDNRKRR
- a CDS encoding sigma-70 family RNA polymerase sigma factor, with protein sequence MQPSDEALVTAYLEDGDETAFRQLVERHQDRIFGYLMGMVKDRATANDIFQDTFVRVINAMQDPDGAYSHEGKWLSWVMSIARNAAIDHMRKQKKWADMPHDPDDGRSFWETLEDDSPYADEELHRAEQREWLDEHIEQLAPEQREVLLLRQETDLTFREIAELQDVSINTALGRMRYALKNLRKMMEDSDKASLAGTNNS
- the rdgB gene encoding RdgB/HAM1 family non-canonical purine NTP pyrophosphatase; translated protein: MASSYRLVLGTGNPGKVDELQALLADLPIDLIPASSLEVPPEVVEDADTLEGNAQKKAETFHRHSGLPALADDTGLEVAALDGRPGVHTARFAGPDATPDDNKRKLLEVLDGVEDRRARFRTVVALVDEDAVHTFEGVCEGTITTAPRGDGGFGYDPLFQPDGFKQTFAEMPPDAKNEISHRRKALDALRSFLADTD